TCATCCAAGTATTCGTAATCCTCCATCTCCATGATGACGAATTCATTGCCTTTATACTGAAAAAAGACTCGTTCACCGGTGGTCAGGATTTTTTCGCAATAAGCAGCTAAGTTTTCTTTTTCAATAGTTTGCGCCATGATAGCCTCTCTCTTGCATTGCCGATCTGCGGCGGCAAATCTTTATAAACGCATTCTAATGTCAAAACGGCTGCGCCGCAATGTTTTTTTAGCCGCTCGAATTTCGGAACGATTTCTGTAGAAAAGAATGGAGAATTGATTGAAATAGAGGAATTCCCTCCGACAAGGCTGCGCCGAAAGAAAGGATTGAGCGCTTCGGCAGGAATTTCACTCTACCTGTTTGAGTTGATAACTATGAGAAATGGAAATGCTTATCGTTTTTTCAGTTTCTTTTCCAATTCGGCGAGCCGTTCGATGTATTCGGGGAGTTTGGCGATGTTTTCCCGGTAGTGGCGGAAGGATTCGGCGTCCATAGCGGGGGAGCCGCCGATGACGGCGCCGCCGGCGACGTCTTTACTGATGCCGGAGCCGTTCATCACGCTGGCGCCGTCGCCGATGCGGATATGGCCAACCATGCCGACGCCGGGGCCGATTTTAACGAAAGCGCCGATTTTGCTGCTGCCGCAGATGCCGACGCCGTCGCCGATGAGGGAGTCCTCGCCAACAGTGACGTTGTGACCGACTTGAACCAGGCTGCCGATGACGGCGCCTTTGCCGATGGTGGTGCGTCCGAGCGTAGCGCGGTCGATGGCGGCGTTGGCGCCGATGCGCACGTCGTCCTCGATGACGACATAGCCTACCTGGGGAATTTTACAGTGCATGCCGTTGGGTTCTTTGGCGTAGCCGAAGCCATCGCTGCCGATGACGACTCCGCTTTGAATGAGCACGCGGCTGCCTACCTGCGTTTTTTCGCGCAGGACGACGGCGGGATGGAGGATCGTCTCTTCACCGATGACGCAATCTTCGCCGATATAGCATCCGGCATGGATGACAGTTCCCGAACCGATGCGAACGCCGCGTTCAATGACGACGTTCGCGTGAATTGCAACGCGCTCGCCTAGGACGACGCTGGGATCGACGATGCTAGTAGGATGCAATAGGGATTCAATCCCGGATAATTGCAGCGCGGAAGCCGCGCTATTCACGGTTACCACCACTCTATTCATAGATGGTCAACCCCCTGATTCTTTCGCCTTCGCAAACGAAGGACCCATACGGATTATTCAAATCCAATTCGCGGGTAGGCGCATGACTCTTCTCGCCGCCGCCGATCTTTTTATTATTAAACCCTACTATTGAAAACACAAACACTTACGATTATAAGATAAAATTACCGATAATTCGATTATTCATTCATAACTTCAATTGAATTGTTAGCGTTCGACAATAAGGCGTCTAAATTATAATCTAATAATTGTAAGAAAATCAACTAAATAATCGACTTTCTTCTCTTTTTCCTAAAAAAACCGATTTTTGCGATGTAATGGCAGACGGCGCTGCGCTTTAAGCCTGCCCTGCGGTTTTCTGTCACCCCAAGTTCTTTGTCGAAGAGACAGAGGAAAACCGCTATCAATCATACCGATTAATATGGATTCTGGAAAGAGGAAACCCCAGCGGCGCCATCGAAATCGTTCGAGCAAACGATTAATAAGCAAAGGGTTGAGCGTACCAAAGGACGATCTCTGGACCGTAAAGCAAACAAATATAGGCGCCGAAAGCAAGATAAGGACCGAAGGGGATATGGCCGTATTTTCCGATGCGTCCGGACAACTTCAAACCCAACCCGGCGATGGAGCCGATAAAGGCGGCCAGAAAAATGCAAAGCAGGGATATGTCCCAACCAAGAAAGCCGCCGAGAAAAGCCATGAGTTTGACGTCGCCGAATCCCATCGCCTCTTGCTGGAAAACCCAAGAGCCAATAAAGCGGATAGACCAGATAACGCCGCCGCCCACGGCGACGCCTAGAAGGGAATGGGTCAAATCCCGAACCAATGCCGAGGGGAATAATCCGCCCCATTGCGCGGCGGCGGCGGCGATCAGGGAAAGAGGAATCATAGGGATGGAAAAAATATCGGGAATGTATTGATGATCCCAATCGATGCCATTAGCGACGATGAGAATAGAGACGAGGAAAAGATAGAGAAGCGCCGTGGAGACGTTTTGGCAATGATGGACGATTCCCATAAAGAGAAGCGCCGTCATTAATTCGTAAATCGGGTAGCGGAGGGGAATGCGCGCCTGACATTGGCGGCAGGCGCCGAGGAGAAAAAGATAGGAGAGAAGAGGAATATTGTCGTACCAGGCGATTCTGTTTCCGCACTGCGGGCAGTGGGAGCCGGGAAAGACGATCGATTCCTCGCGGGGAATGCGCCAGACGCAGACATGAAAAAAACTGCCGCACGCCGCGCCGAAAATACCGGCGGCGAGAGTGAAGAAACTATGGGGAACGGAATCGAACATAAGCGTTTTTTCCTTGCGGCGCGCCGGATGATAAGACGCGCTTCGGAATTCGACCGAGCGCAATCCCCGCTGCGGAACTAGAGGCGCCTTGCGGCGCCGCTAGACGCAAGACGGAGGGGAATGCACAATAAGTCAATGATATGGAGCGTCCGCACTTTTCATGCGCCGGACGTTCCGTTCTCATCACCCTGGACCGCCAGCGGCGAAGAGGGAAAAGAGAGGAGTTCCATGAATCCAGAGAATAACGCCGATTGCATTTTCTGTAAAATCGCAGCTCGGACGCTGCCTGCGCCATTAGAGTACGAGGATGATTATGTGGCGGCTTTTAAAGACATCAACCCTCACGCTCCAGTTCATCTCTTGATTATCCCTAAAAAGCACATCGAGAAGATTGGCGATTTGCATGGGGAGGACGTCAATCTATTGCCCATGATGGCGGCGGCGGCGAAACAACTCGCCCAGAAATTTGGAATCTACGAAGAAGGATTCCGGCTAGTGATCAATTCGGGAGATAACGGAGGACAGACGGTCTATCACTTGCATATGCACATGTTAGGCGGACGCTTTATGCGCTGGCCTCCAGGCTGAACAGGATCGCGCGGCGCTCCGTTCACTTTTTTTCTCAAATCGCGGTATACTTCAATAAATGGATTGTGTTTTTTTGATCCATCGAGATTTTAGGAATGGAGTAATTGATGGGTTTAACGGCGTGACCTTCCTGCGATTTTACGAAGTAAGAAACCGCATTTATTGAAATAAATGAAACTATCTCTTCGACTTATATTGGTTTCGTGTATCGCCCTTCTTTCGGGATGTTCGGCGCCGGAGAAGCCGCGTCCGCCGCAAATCTCGTCCCCGGAACATCCAAAAACGCCAGTTGAAAATGTCAAGGAAACGCCGGTTGCTCCCGTGGAACCAGCGGCGCTGGAGAAGTCCGTTCTCTCTCCAGACGATCGGAAAAAAGTGTTTACTCAATTTTTGCAAGGCGCGCTGCTGGAAAAAAAGTACCGGTACGAAGAAGCGGGCGATGCCTATGCGAAAGCCTATAAAACCTATCCCGAATCCGCCTATCTGGGCGCCATGACGGGCGGAGCGCTCTTGAAAAGCGGAAAAATCGAC
Above is a genomic segment from Candidatus Omnitrophota bacterium containing:
- the lpxD gene encoding UDP-3-O-(3-hydroxymyristoyl)glucosamine N-acyltransferase; its protein translation is MNRVVVTVNSAASALQLSGIESLLHPTSIVDPSVVLGERVAIHANVVIERGVRIGSGTVIHAGCYIGEDCVIGEETILHPAVVLREKTQVGSRVLIQSGVVIGSDGFGYAKEPNGMHCKIPQVGYVVIEDDVRIGANAAIDRATLGRTTIGKGAVIGSLVQVGHNVTVGEDSLIGDGVGICGSSKIGAFVKIGPGVGMVGHIRIGDGASVMNGSGISKDVAGGAVIGGSPAMDAESFRHYRENIAKLPEYIERLAELEKKLKKR
- a CDS encoding prepilin peptidase, with product MFDSVPHSFFTLAAGIFGAACGSFFHVCVWRIPREESIVFPGSHCPQCGNRIAWYDNIPLLSYLFLLGACRQCQARIPLRYPIYELMTALLFMGIVHHCQNVSTALLYLFLVSILIVANGIDWDHQYIPDIFSIPMIPLSLIAAAAAQWGGLFPSALVRDLTHSLLGVAVGGGVIWSIRFIGSWVFQQEAMGFGDVKLMAFLGGFLGWDISLLCIFLAAFIGSIAGLGLKLSGRIGKYGHIPFGPYLAFGAYICLLYGPEIVLWYAQPFAY
- a CDS encoding histidine triad nucleotide-binding protein; translation: MNPENNADCIFCKIAARTLPAPLEYEDDYVAAFKDINPHAPVHLLIIPKKHIEKIGDLHGEDVNLLPMMAAAAKQLAQKFGIYEEGFRLVINSGDNGGQTVYHLHMHMLGGRFMRWPPG